The following coding sequences lie in one bacterium genomic window:
- the rbfA gene encoding 30S ribosome-binding factor RbfA, whose amino-acid sequence MSNQLRPDSGGPRRPLRLGAEIERMMPDWIRDIASFPPTVLISVTGVEVSEDLSLAQVFISAYGEKADGAAIVSELNRLRGRFRTEIAKRFVMRHHPEVKFRYDETPARAARIEELLKKARGDSE is encoded by the coding sequence ATGTCTAATCAGCTTCGCCCAGACTCTGGCGGCCCTCGCCGCCCACTCCGTTTAGGTGCGGAAATCGAGCGCATGATGCCCGATTGGATTCGCGACATAGCGAGTTTCCCACCCACGGTTTTGATTTCCGTGACAGGCGTGGAAGTTTCGGAAGACCTCTCACTTGCTCAGGTGTTCATCAGTGCGTATGGGGAGAAAGCCGACGGAGCGGCCATCGTTTCGGAGTTAAACAGGCTGCGAGGTCGCTTTCGGACTGAGATCGCGAAGCGATTTGTGATGCGGCACCATCCCGAAGTCAAATTCCGGTATGATGAAACACCGGCTCGCGCAGCACGCATAGAAGAACTTCTTAAGAAAGCGCGGGGAGACTCGGAATAG
- a CDS encoding tetratricopeptide repeat protein yields MAKAAATRGGRLTKSDLKHDTLVETAAKAEHFYHEHKNTVWMVAGGIVAIILVVIGLQAWMGSSATQASYEIFLAKSLYGQQRLAEAQAQFHTVQAAHGGATAAEAQYYLSRIKFDQGDFAGALAGFEACLKDYSPDKETALGAEAGVASTLEALGRKEEAAQRYEQVAQKFPKAAFAAEGLNSAARIYLEINQKDKAISVLDRIVQNYPDSQSATRARTLLGQLR; encoded by the coding sequence ATGGCTAAAGCAGCAGCCACACGCGGCGGACGGCTTACAAAAAGCGATCTCAAGCACGACACTCTGGTCGAGACAGCGGCCAAGGCAGAGCATTTCTATCACGAGCACAAGAATACTGTCTGGATGGTGGCAGGGGGGATAGTCGCGATCATCCTGGTCGTGATCGGGCTTCAGGCTTGGATGGGTAGTTCTGCTACTCAGGCAAGTTATGAGATATTCCTTGCCAAATCCTTATACGGGCAGCAACGTCTGGCCGAGGCACAGGCACAGTTTCACACCGTCCAGGCCGCTCATGGCGGGGCCACTGCCGCCGAGGCGCAATACTACCTTTCGCGCATAAAATTCGACCAAGGCGATTTCGCTGGAGCTTTGGCCGGATTTGAGGCATGTCTGAAGGACTATTCCCCCGATAAGGAAACGGCCTTGGGTGCCGAAGCCGGCGTAGCAAGCACACTGGAGGCGCTCGGACGCAAAGAAGAAGCCGCGCAGAGGTATGAACAAGTCGCGCAGAAATTCCCCAAAGCGGCCTTCGCCGCAGAGGGGTTAAACAGTGCAGCGAGGATATATCTCGAAATAAATCAAAAGGATAAGGCAATTTCTGTGCTCGACAGAATTGTTCAGAATTATCCGGATTCTCAGTCGGCGACGCGCGCGCGAACTTTGTTGGGCCAGCTTCGCTAA
- the asnS gene encoding asparagine--tRNA ligase → MVTPTAPHVYLQDIAAWDGKDVTLKGWLYNKRSSGKIRFVLLRDGTGVIQCVGSIKDIGEDGFAAIDAMTQESSLMVVGTVHADERAPGGFELILKQVIPVQAAMGEFPISPKEHGTAFLMDNRHLWLRSKRQVSIMRIRHCIVKAIRDFFDERGFTLFDPPIFTNAACEGTSTLFETDYFGEPAYLSQSGQLYGECGAMALGRIYTFGPTFRAEKSKTRRHLTEFWMIEPEVAYMDMWGAAELAEDMICFIVQRVLETRSEDLKVIERDASILEKIRKPFPRISYNDAIEVLKQNGHEISWGDDIGGDEETTISNQYDRPVILHHFPAHLKAFYMKRDPEDDKLALGFDILAPEGKGEVVGGGQREDSYDELVKRVLEHGLKVEDFSWYLDLRKFGSVPHAGYGLGLERTVAWLCGLPHVRETIPFPRMISRLKP, encoded by the coding sequence ATGGTGACGCCGACTGCGCCACATGTGTATCTGCAGGACATAGCCGCATGGGACGGCAAAGATGTGACTCTGAAAGGATGGCTTTACAACAAGCGTTCTTCCGGCAAGATTCGGTTCGTGCTGCTTCGTGACGGCACGGGCGTTATTCAGTGCGTCGGATCCATCAAGGACATCGGCGAGGACGGATTCGCTGCAATCGACGCGATGACACAGGAGTCCTCGCTGATGGTCGTCGGAACAGTTCATGCCGACGAGCGAGCGCCCGGAGGATTTGAGCTGATTCTGAAGCAGGTCATTCCTGTTCAAGCGGCAATGGGAGAATTTCCCATTTCTCCAAAAGAGCACGGCACCGCCTTCCTGATGGATAATCGTCACCTTTGGCTCCGGAGCAAGCGGCAGGTGTCGATCATGCGCATTCGCCACTGTATCGTGAAGGCAATTCGTGACTTCTTTGATGAACGCGGGTTCACCCTTTTTGATCCTCCGATATTCACCAATGCAGCCTGCGAAGGGACATCCACGCTCTTTGAAACCGATTACTTTGGGGAGCCCGCCTATCTCAGTCAGTCCGGCCAGCTCTACGGGGAATGCGGGGCGATGGCACTTGGCAGGATCTACACATTCGGTCCGACTTTCCGTGCGGAGAAATCCAAAACCCGTCGTCACCTGACAGAGTTCTGGATGATTGAACCTGAAGTTGCGTACATGGATATGTGGGGTGCTGCGGAGCTTGCAGAGGACATGATCTGCTTTATTGTCCAGCGCGTATTAGAGACGCGCTCGGAGGACCTTAAAGTTATTGAGCGTGATGCGTCAATACTCGAGAAGATCAGGAAACCGTTCCCGCGCATCAGCTATAACGATGCAATTGAAGTCTTGAAACAGAACGGCCATGAGATAAGCTGGGGAGATGACATTGGCGGCGATGAAGAGACTACTATTTCCAATCAGTATGACCGTCCGGTAATCCTGCATCACTTTCCTGCGCACCTTAAGGCCTTCTACATGAAGCGTGATCCGGAAGACGACAAACTCGCATTGGGATTTGATATCCTTGCACCGGAAGGAAAAGGCGAGGTCGTGGGCGGAGGTCAGCGTGAAGACAGCTATGACGAGCTGGTCAAACGCGTGTTGGAGCACGGCTTGAAGGTCGAGGATTTTAGCTGGTATCTTGACTTGCGTAAGTTCGGCAGTGTTCCGCATGCGGGGTATGGTTTGGGGCTTGAACGGACGGTCGCTTGGCTCTGCGGATTGCCGCACGTCCGCGAGACGATTCCGTTCCCGAGAATGATCTCAAGGTTGAAGCCGTAA
- a CDS encoding acylphosphatase, with translation MGEEFRRVRVTVNGVVQGVGFRCFVLERAQSLGVTGWVRNLRDGRVEAELEGPQGLVNMMIEAMREGPTFSHVTSLNQFPLGGGQEFTDFRVRPDGQ, from the coding sequence ATGGGCGAGGAATTCCGTCGAGTCCGTGTAACTGTCAATGGCGTCGTACAAGGCGTCGGCTTTCGATGCTTTGTGCTTGAACGTGCACAGTCGCTGGGAGTAACGGGTTGGGTGCGAAACCTGCGAGACGGACGAGTAGAAGCTGAGCTGGAGGGACCTCAAGGATTGGTCAACATGATGATAGAGGCAATGCGGGAAGGGCCGACTTTTTCACATGTGACTTCTTTGAATCAATTTCCGCTCGGTGGTGGACAGGAGTTCACCGACTTCAGGGTGCGACCGGATGGACAGTAA
- a CDS encoding bifunctional oligoribonuclease/PAP phosphatase NrnA, translating into MSLAKASVLALREFLKCERVLISSHVRPDPDAIGSILALREAVIQCGGTPTCILEDECPKRCLFLHGAAEILVAKGTSGLAPFSTAIIVDSGNRDRIGEVENFLSPESRLANIDHHVSNTKFGDLVLLDTDAAASGEVLYEIFRELGLTFSPSIATNLLAGILTDTGRFRHSNTSANSLRVAADLVEAGASLQTLTEQLYYSIPAEDVRSTSQILDTLELLEGGMIATMFVSSEHAVEDPDNLVDLGRAIRGVEVAVLFSEMRDGRIRVSMRSNSHVNVSEIAEKFGGGGHERAAGFRMFGTFRSVQQKLLPVLSNALRDASVTCQD; encoded by the coding sequence GTGAGTCTCGCTAAAGCGTCGGTGCTTGCCCTTCGAGAGTTCCTAAAGTGCGAGCGGGTCTTGATATCTTCGCATGTCCGGCCTGATCCGGATGCCATCGGTTCGATACTGGCATTGCGCGAAGCGGTTATTCAGTGCGGGGGAACACCGACGTGCATCTTGGAGGATGAGTGCCCCAAGCGATGCTTGTTCCTGCACGGAGCAGCGGAGATTCTCGTCGCCAAGGGCACAAGTGGTCTCGCGCCGTTCAGTACTGCGATCATCGTCGACAGCGGCAACAGGGACAGAATCGGTGAAGTTGAAAACTTCCTGTCGCCTGAGTCGCGTCTTGCAAACATCGACCACCACGTTTCAAATACGAAGTTCGGCGACTTGGTTCTGCTGGACACGGATGCTGCGGCTTCCGGCGAAGTTCTATATGAGATATTCCGCGAACTTGGATTGACGTTTAGTCCGTCGATAGCAACGAATCTGCTCGCGGGAATCCTCACGGACACGGGACGTTTCCGGCATTCCAATACTTCCGCGAACTCACTTCGCGTCGCCGCGGATTTGGTTGAGGCGGGAGCCTCGCTTCAAACACTTACCGAACAGCTGTATTACTCAATTCCTGCGGAAGACGTCCGTTCGACTTCGCAGATTCTTGATACGCTGGAGCTGCTTGAAGGCGGAATGATTGCCACGATGTTCGTGTCGTCAGAGCACGCCGTGGAGGATCCTGACAACCTCGTGGACTTGGGCCGTGCCATCAGAGGAGTGGAGGTTGCAGTGCTCTTCTCCGAAATGAGGGATGGTCGAATTCGCGTGTCGATGCGCTCGAATTCCCACGTGAATGTGTCGGAAATCGCGGAGAAGTTTGGTGGCGGGGGTCACGAGCGAGCCGCAGGTTTTAGGATGTTTGGAACTTTTCGATCAGTTCAGCAAAAATTGCTGCCGGTGTTGTCCAACGCTTTGCGCGACGCCAGTGTCACCTGCCAAGATTGA
- a CDS encoding FAD-binding protein: MWPQVVQELRSFLDPEDLLHPGDLNFDKYGSDETEDLNFPPHVVVRPRSVKDVQTAVRIAAKHRSPIVARGGGTGLSGGALPVCGGIVLSTERLNRIIEIDSKNFFVTCEPGVITQILQEEVEKVGLFYPVDPASRGSCTIGGNVAEGAGGPRALKYGTTKDYVYGLDVVLASGELARYGGKRLKDVTGFNMTQLFVGSEGTLGIVVGITLKLLPRPQFRRTLLAPFGSLDSAAEAVPRILEAGVIPCALEFMEQACLQAIQARRSEAVPYADAAACLLIEIDGMHEEQLDSEMMEVGAILQSCGALDVNVAESPQQQEKLWEIRRAAGEATKAISPYKEEDTVVPRSKLPQLIRGVHEICDKWKVRVICYGHAGDGNIHCNLLRESTEATEWERRTSGAIPEIFDLTVSLGGTISGEHGIGWVQKKYLSQALSDVEIATMRSVKQALDPFAILNPGKIFPDPVKQGT, from the coding sequence ATGTGGCCGCAAGTAGTGCAGGAGCTCAGATCATTCCTCGATCCGGAGGATTTGCTGCATCCAGGTGACTTGAATTTCGACAAGTATGGCAGCGATGAGACTGAAGACCTGAATTTCCCTCCTCATGTTGTCGTGCGGCCTCGATCGGTCAAAGATGTTCAAACCGCAGTCAGGATCGCCGCAAAACATCGCTCGCCAATAGTTGCGCGTGGCGGCGGCACAGGACTGTCCGGCGGAGCATTACCGGTCTGCGGTGGCATAGTCCTGTCCACGGAGCGATTGAATAGGATCATCGAAATCGACAGTAAGAACTTCTTCGTGACATGCGAGCCGGGAGTGATTACTCAGATTCTTCAAGAGGAAGTGGAGAAGGTCGGACTCTTCTATCCCGTTGATCCTGCCAGCCGCGGCTCCTGTACAATCGGCGGAAATGTGGCGGAGGGGGCAGGCGGGCCTCGAGCATTGAAGTACGGGACAACGAAAGACTACGTGTATGGGTTGGATGTCGTTCTGGCGAGCGGAGAACTCGCTCGCTACGGGGGCAAACGACTGAAAGATGTGACCGGCTTCAATATGACCCAGCTGTTTGTCGGCAGCGAAGGCACGCTGGGGATTGTAGTTGGGATAACGCTCAAACTGCTGCCGCGTCCCCAATTCCGCCGTACCTTACTGGCACCGTTTGGGTCTCTGGATTCCGCAGCCGAAGCCGTGCCGCGCATCCTTGAAGCAGGAGTCATCCCGTGCGCGCTTGAGTTCATGGAACAGGCGTGCCTTCAGGCTATTCAAGCCCGGAGATCGGAGGCGGTTCCATATGCTGATGCAGCCGCATGCCTATTGATAGAGATCGATGGCATGCATGAGGAACAGCTGGATAGTGAAATGATGGAAGTCGGCGCGATCCTGCAATCTTGCGGGGCACTCGATGTAAACGTGGCAGAGTCACCGCAGCAGCAAGAAAAGCTTTGGGAGATTCGGCGCGCAGCAGGCGAAGCAACCAAGGCAATCAGCCCCTATAAGGAAGAAGACACAGTCGTGCCGCGCTCCAAGCTTCCGCAGCTTATTCGGGGAGTTCACGAGATCTGCGACAAGTGGAAGGTCCGCGTAATTTGCTACGGCCACGCTGGCGACGGTAACATCCATTGCAACCTCCTGCGCGAGTCCACGGAAGCAACAGAGTGGGAGCGGCGAACCTCCGGCGCTATCCCTGAGATTTTTGACCTCACGGTCTCCCTTGGTGGAACAATCAGCGGCGAGCACGGAATCGGGTGGGTTCAAAAGAAATATCTCTCGCAAGCGCTAAGCGATGTTGAGATTGCGACGATGAGGTCGGTCAAGCAAGCCTTGGATCCCTTCGCAATTCTGAATCCGGGAAAAATCTTTCCTGACCCAGTCAAACAGGGCACTTGA
- a CDS encoding NAD(P)-dependent glycerol-3-phosphate dehydrogenase codes for MKVAILGAGSWGTALAIHAGRLGHEVTLWARDSQLVQTVEQDRINAKYLPGLQLPHTVRVTASLEKSLSQSEIVFFAVPMQETREFVQRNDALFPEVIWVGTAKGIESGTGKLEHEILGESATRFSMNRYVCLSGPTLAAELAMGMPTSAVVASRSEETARTVQSAFSSEQLRLYRSSDVRGVEFAGAMKNVIALAAGMVDGMGFGANTKGTLITRGLTELSRLGEAIGGDRKTFMGLSGLGDLATTCMSPRSRNRTVGEFIGRGETLPEAMKKTGQVAEGVWTARAAFELGIKHGIATPITAGVCAVLEGKLSARDAVRGLMERELKEED; via the coding sequence ATGAAAGTCGCGATACTCGGCGCGGGAAGTTGGGGAACGGCATTGGCGATTCATGCCGGACGGCTCGGTCACGAAGTAACGCTGTGGGCGCGTGATTCTCAGCTCGTACAGACTGTTGAACAGGACAGGATTAATGCGAAATACCTTCCGGGGCTACAGTTGCCTCACACTGTTCGCGTGACCGCAAGTCTTGAAAAGTCTTTGAGTCAAAGTGAGATCGTTTTTTTTGCAGTACCGATGCAGGAGACGAGGGAGTTTGTTCAACGCAACGACGCGCTTTTTCCAGAAGTAATATGGGTCGGTACCGCCAAAGGTATCGAGAGCGGCACGGGCAAACTCGAGCATGAAATCCTCGGAGAGTCTGCGACAAGATTCTCTATGAACAGATATGTCTGTCTGTCCGGCCCGACTTTGGCGGCGGAACTTGCGATGGGAATGCCAACGTCTGCCGTTGTTGCGAGCAGGAGTGAGGAGACTGCGAGAACAGTCCAAAGTGCATTCTCTTCTGAGCAGCTTAGGCTGTACCGCTCATCAGACGTGCGCGGAGTCGAATTTGCAGGGGCAATGAAGAATGTCATTGCGCTCGCGGCCGGGATGGTGGACGGCATGGGTTTCGGGGCCAATACGAAGGGCACGCTGATTACAAGGGGACTCACGGAACTGTCGCGGTTAGGGGAAGCGATTGGCGGCGATCGTAAGACGTTTATGGGCCTCTCCGGACTGGGAGATCTCGCCACAACCTGCATGTCGCCTCGCAGCAGGAACCGCACAGTCGGCGAGTTCATTGGCAGAGGTGAAACGCTTCCTGAGGCGATGAAGAAGACTGGTCAGGTCGCAGAAGGTGTTTGGACGGCGCGAGCTGCTTTTGAGTTGGGAATTAAGCACGGCATAGCGACACCCATCACAGCCGGAGTCTGTGCCGTCTTGGAGGGCAAGCTTTCCGCGCGGGATGCAGTCCGAGGATTAATGGAACGAGAGCTTAAAGAGGAAGACTAG
- the infB gene encoding translation initiation factor IF-2, translated as MSSAKKKKIFEVSKELKVASPAIIEFLEERGFDVSKSPKHMSPVTDEMYAEVVKKFDPSRWQEMQAPAQPAATTHVEPERNRTNQLDELLNTTSNQTLDSAASLIQQVEAEEEKRSRERKAVEDREREEIEAQEKAKRAEEDEQKKEAEARAQREREEIEKRRKEIEAQRAAEEARRKARAESAKQRTEAKTHPPRTETRPERKGAPAPGQTRRPSAAPTDGAPSRVRPVVAPPVEATDTAKSGDAKKRRAPTKANIEIIEKQKRLIAAQKQEKAKRITPTVESRSRRIKTKTKRKEVDPSAVQATIRQTIASMDTVKKRAKRRDKLTGELVETHDNILQLTEFVSTQELANLMDVDVSEVIKKFFMMGKLVTINQRLEHDLIELMADEFGFKVEFVTDEEEVVQDLDDEKDDPADLVPRPPVVTVMGHVDHGKTSLLDYLRKTAVIAEEHGGITQHIGAYEVIHKDRRITFLDTPGHEAFTAMRARGAQVTDLVILVIAADDQVRPQTLEAISHAQSADVPIVVAINKIDRPNADPEKIRKQLASHNVLVEQWGGKVQSAEISAKFGQGIDGLLEEVLLAADLLELKGNPKRRARATVVETRMDKGRGVVATVIVTNGTLKVGDFFVAGQFHGKVRTLLDENSRSIDIVGPGRPAQVVGFSGAPQAGDAFVVLDSEREVKDIAMRRQLLQREQTFRQIRMLSLDQLSQRIREGELRELPLIIKGDADGSVEAICDQLQRLSTKEVGVKIIHRGVGAISESDVLLAAATGSIILGFHVHPNLKAREFAMRESVDIRVYRIIYEMESDIRAALEGMLRPDKREDVVGLIEVRQTFHVPSSGTIAGCFVVSGSIRRQSQIRLLRDGKQIWAGTIGSLRRFKNDATEVKAGYECGILLNGMNDVREGDSIEVISVVEVKRTLEQSVV; from the coding sequence TTGAGTTCGGCAAAAAAGAAGAAGATTTTTGAGGTTTCTAAGGAACTTAAAGTTGCCAGCCCGGCGATTATTGAGTTCTTAGAGGAACGCGGGTTCGATGTTTCGAAGTCGCCGAAGCACATGTCTCCGGTAACGGACGAGATGTATGCTGAAGTGGTCAAGAAATTTGATCCCTCGCGTTGGCAGGAGATGCAGGCACCTGCACAGCCTGCTGCTACAACTCACGTGGAACCTGAGCGAAACCGGACGAATCAGCTTGACGAATTGCTCAACACGACTTCCAACCAGACGCTGGACTCCGCCGCAAGTTTGATTCAGCAGGTTGAAGCGGAAGAGGAAAAGCGTTCGCGCGAGCGTAAGGCGGTAGAGGACCGAGAGCGCGAAGAGATCGAGGCACAGGAGAAGGCAAAGCGGGCGGAAGAAGACGAGCAAAAGAAGGAAGCCGAGGCTCGTGCGCAGCGTGAGCGCGAAGAGATCGAGAAACGGCGAAAAGAGATAGAGGCACAACGCGCGGCAGAGGAAGCCCGTCGGAAAGCGCGTGCTGAGTCGGCGAAGCAGCGCACGGAGGCGAAGACTCATCCACCTCGGACAGAGACTCGTCCCGAGCGTAAAGGTGCACCTGCACCTGGACAGACACGCCGGCCAAGCGCTGCACCAACAGATGGGGCACCCTCGCGTGTTCGGCCGGTTGTCGCACCGCCCGTTGAAGCCACTGATACTGCGAAGTCGGGTGACGCCAAGAAGCGCCGCGCACCGACCAAGGCGAATATCGAGATAATCGAGAAGCAGAAGCGCCTGATCGCCGCACAGAAGCAGGAGAAGGCCAAGCGCATAACACCGACTGTCGAAAGTCGTTCTCGAAGAATAAAGACGAAAACGAAGCGAAAAGAAGTCGACCCTTCGGCGGTTCAGGCAACGATTCGTCAGACGATTGCCTCGATGGATACGGTGAAGAAACGCGCAAAACGCCGCGACAAGCTTACCGGTGAACTCGTTGAAACGCACGATAACATCCTGCAGCTGACCGAGTTCGTATCGACTCAGGAGCTTGCCAACCTGATGGACGTCGATGTCTCCGAAGTCATCAAGAAATTTTTCATGATGGGCAAGCTTGTAACGATCAATCAGCGTCTTGAGCATGACTTGATTGAGTTGATGGCAGATGAATTCGGCTTCAAAGTTGAGTTTGTCACCGACGAGGAAGAAGTCGTGCAGGATCTTGATGACGAAAAGGATGATCCTGCTGATCTCGTGCCTCGGCCGCCTGTAGTTACAGTTATGGGTCACGTCGACCACGGTAAGACGTCTCTTCTTGATTATCTTCGCAAAACGGCAGTTATCGCCGAGGAACACGGCGGGATTACTCAGCACATCGGCGCATACGAAGTAATCCACAAAGATCGACGCATTACTTTCCTCGACACTCCCGGTCACGAAGCCTTTACGGCGATGCGTGCGCGCGGGGCACAAGTCACGGATTTGGTGATTCTGGTGATTGCCGCCGACGATCAAGTGCGGCCGCAGACCTTGGAAGCAATCAGTCACGCGCAGTCGGCAGACGTACCCATCGTTGTCGCGATCAATAAGATTGATCGTCCAAATGCCGACCCTGAGAAGATCCGCAAGCAGCTCGCAAGTCACAATGTATTGGTCGAGCAGTGGGGTGGCAAGGTGCAATCCGCCGAGATTTCCGCGAAGTTTGGTCAGGGTATCGACGGATTGTTGGAAGAGGTTTTGCTTGCTGCGGACCTTCTCGAATTAAAAGGCAATCCCAAGCGGCGCGCACGTGCGACGGTTGTTGAAACGCGCATGGACAAAGGAAGAGGCGTCGTTGCAACGGTCATCGTCACAAATGGAACGCTGAAAGTTGGCGACTTCTTTGTCGCAGGTCAGTTTCACGGCAAAGTCCGAACTCTTCTCGACGAAAACAGCCGATCCATTGATATCGTGGGGCCCGGACGTCCGGCGCAGGTCGTCGGGTTTTCCGGCGCACCGCAAGCAGGCGACGCGTTTGTTGTTCTTGACAGCGAACGCGAAGTGAAAGACATCGCAATGCGGCGCCAGCTCCTGCAACGAGAGCAGACGTTCCGCCAGATCCGGATGCTTAGCCTGGATCAGCTTTCGCAACGAATCCGCGAGGGCGAACTTAGAGAATTGCCGCTGATCATCAAGGGTGACGCGGACGGATCAGTCGAGGCGATTTGTGATCAACTGCAACGACTTTCGACAAAGGAAGTCGGAGTCAAGATCATACATCGCGGAGTTGGAGCGATCAGCGAAAGTGATGTTTTGCTCGCCGCCGCAACCGGATCGATTATTCTGGGATTCCATGTTCATCCGAACCTGAAAGCGCGAGAGTTTGCAATGCGTGAGAGCGTGGATATTCGAGTCTACCGGATTATCTACGAAATGGAGAGCGACATTCGCGCTGCGCTCGAGGGAATGCTTCGTCCGGACAAACGCGAAGACGTTGTCGGTCTGATTGAAGTGCGCCAGACTTTTCATGTCCCGTCGTCCGGAACGATCGCGGGCTGCTTTGTTGTCTCCGGCTCAATCAGGCGGCAAAGCCAAATTCGGCTGCTTCGAGACGGCAAGCAGATATGGGCAGGCACCATCGGTTCTCTGCGGCGTTTCAAGAATGATGCGACGGAAGTCAAAGCGGGATATGAATGCGGCATCCTTTTGAACGGCATGAATGATGTTCGTGAAGGAGACTCGATAGAAGTTATTTCAGTGGTTGAGGTCAAGAGAACACTCGAGCAGTCTGTGGTATGA
- a CDS encoding DUF503 family protein: MKFCVAAMKVDLHLPHSHALKERRSVVNSLKDRIRQRFNASVIEDGGSAWQAVTLVVAAAAHTESAVEQEFRQIQELILQETRASVMNLQIEYYV, from the coding sequence ATGAAATTCTGCGTTGCGGCGATGAAAGTGGACCTCCATTTGCCGCACAGCCATGCATTGAAAGAGCGACGTAGTGTCGTAAACTCGTTAAAGGACAGGATTCGTCAGCGATTCAATGCGTCGGTGATCGAAGACGGCGGATCCGCTTGGCAGGCGGTCACACTGGTTGTCGCGGCAGCGGCCCATACTGAGTCCGCGGTTGAGCAAGAGTTTAGGCAGATTCAGGAGCTTATTCTACAGGAGACGCGTGCTTCTGTCATGAATCTTCAAATCGAGTATTATGTCTAA
- the nusA gene encoding transcription termination factor NusA — protein sequence MNTPIVEAIGQILQDKSIDRDAFREIIEGVFHAMIKKKYGNAENFDVIFNIEKGDIEIFCEKEIVDDDDLTDPVTQMPLSRALRIDEDLDIGDTYAELVDVNEFGRRLVMTARQNLTQKIREIEKENIYQEFSSRIGEIVTGEIHQINRREIRIHLDRYEAIMPKSEQVYNEKYVRGKTIRAIIKEVRKTTKDPEVVISRADPSFVTRLFELEVPEIFDSIIEIMGVAREPGDRTKIAVRSHDKRIDPVGACVGMKGIRIQAVVRELGGEKIDIIHWSADPEIYVKRAMSPATPLLVVYDNESHSATVVVPDDQIQFAVGKRGQNLRLASDLTNIPIEPIKESEYLAPDPLQLAEVNELDEDTKTKLIEAGFETADEVLDAGEEKVMTLTKFSVDQVHSIMSILNSYFVTEESSESAGSPKSPDEANASQTESESKIEG from the coding sequence ATGAATACTCCGATAGTCGAAGCCATCGGTCAAATTCTCCAAGACAAGAGCATTGACCGCGATGCGTTTCGCGAGATCATCGAAGGGGTGTTTCACGCGATGATCAAGAAGAAATATGGGAACGCCGAGAATTTCGACGTCATTTTCAATATTGAAAAGGGTGATATCGAGATCTTCTGCGAGAAAGAGATCGTCGATGATGACGACCTGACGGACCCTGTGACGCAGATGCCGCTTTCACGTGCTCTGCGAATCGACGAGGATCTCGATATCGGCGATACCTACGCCGAGCTTGTGGATGTAAACGAGTTCGGCAGGCGACTGGTGATGACGGCCAGACAGAATCTCACGCAAAAAATCCGCGAGATTGAGAAAGAGAATATCTACCAGGAATTCTCATCTCGCATCGGCGAGATTGTTACGGGCGAGATCCATCAGATTAATCGTCGTGAGATTCGGATCCACCTCGACAGATACGAAGCGATTATGCCCAAGTCCGAGCAGGTGTATAACGAGAAGTATGTTCGCGGCAAGACAATTCGCGCGATCATCAAAGAAGTTCGCAAGACGACCAAGGATCCTGAAGTTGTCATTTCCCGTGCTGATCCGAGCTTTGTCACACGGCTGTTTGAGCTTGAAGTGCCTGAGATTTTCGACAGTATCATTGAAATTATGGGCGTGGCTCGTGAGCCGGGCGATCGCACCAAGATTGCAGTTCGCAGCCACGACAAGCGGATTGATCCGGTCGGTGCGTGCGTGGGAATGAAGGGTATTCGCATTCAAGCCGTAGTTCGCGAGCTTGGCGGGGAGAAGATCGACATCATTCACTGGAGCGCAGACCCGGAAATTTACGTCAAGCGCGCAATGTCTCCAGCGACGCCGCTGCTCGTCGTATACGACAACGAGTCGCACTCTGCCACGGTGGTTGTGCCGGACGACCAGATACAATTTGCGGTAGGCAAGCGGGGTCAGAACTTGCGACTCGCATCCGATCTGACAAATATCCCGATTGAGCCGATCAAGGAGTCGGAGTATTTGGCGCCCGATCCATTACAGCTCGCTGAAGTCAACGAGCTGGATGAAGATACGAAAACCAAGCTGATTGAGGCCGGATTCGAAACGGCGGACGAAGTGCTTGACGCAGGCGAAGAAAAGGTGATGACCTTGACGAAGTTCAGCGTTGATCAGGTCCACAGTATCATGTCAATTCTCAACAGCTACTTTGTCACGGAAGAAAGCTCTGAATCAGCCGGTTCTCCCAAGAGTCCTGACGAAGCAAACGCCTCACAGACTGAATCTGAATCGAAGATTGAGGGATAA